A stretch of Mariprofundus sp. NF DNA encodes these proteins:
- a CDS encoding cyclic nucleotide-binding domain-containing protein, giving the protein MPIDQNNQLKVYADLVALYPDNESYLKKYAELLLQTNKQATATEILRQLHSRLIEKGEHEQADALVSEFPQIGRIRDSSDPHEDRMDQLLPSTMRNRLWLRLHQHKLREGRHLIHRGDHEETVYLVCEGELAEFIRSEDGKPVLLNLIASGNVVGESYLFTPGPHKSDIVANKDSVIAKLPRKKMLAALDNLPSLKIALQRKADARRITALISSSPLLQNVPLEMRKHMAEASHLKQYPGGAMIHKAGDKLDHVDLVVKGVACFQMRNNDTIKELKTLVPGSFVGESSAIHAQGCPADMVANSSVIIAHIPYAAFKNVVEAYPPLRNALFAYVERNQSQIMGRLNELQTQQLDQ; this is encoded by the coding sequence ATGCCAATAGATCAAAATAATCAACTTAAAGTTTATGCCGATCTGGTAGCCCTCTACCCGGATAATGAAAGCTATCTGAAAAAGTATGCCGAACTACTGCTGCAGACAAATAAACAGGCAACAGCTACCGAAATCCTGCGCCAGCTGCACAGCCGACTGATTGAGAAAGGTGAACATGAGCAGGCCGATGCTCTGGTCAGTGAATTTCCTCAGATCGGCCGCATACGCGACAGTAGTGACCCCCATGAAGATCGAATGGATCAGCTGCTGCCATCAACGATGCGTAACCGTTTATGGCTGCGACTGCACCAGCATAAACTGAGAGAGGGTCGTCATCTGATTCACCGCGGTGATCATGAAGAGACGGTTTATCTGGTTTGTGAGGGTGAACTGGCTGAATTTATCCGCAGCGAAGACGGCAAACCTGTGCTGTTGAACCTGATTGCCAGCGGCAATGTGGTGGGTGAAAGCTACCTCTTCACCCCCGGCCCACATAAGTCGGATATCGTGGCCAACAAAGATTCGGTTATTGCCAAGCTGCCTCGCAAGAAGATGCTGGCTGCGCTGGATAACCTGCCAAGCCTTAAAATTGCCCTGCAGCGCAAAGCCGATGCCCGCAGAATCACAGCACTGATCTCATCATCACCGCTACTGCAGAATGTACCGCTGGAGATGCGCAAGCATATGGCAGAAGCCAGTCACCTCAAACAGTACCCTGGTGGTGCCATGATTCATAAAGCGGGCGACAAACTTGATCATGTTGATCTGGTGGTCAAAGGGGTGGCCTGTTTTCAGATGCGCAATAACGACACCATCAAAGAGCTGAAAACACTGGTGCCGGGCTCATTTGTTGGTGAATCCTCAGCCATCCATGCTCAGGGCTGTCCTGCAGATATGGTTGCCAACAGCAGCGTCATTATCGCCCACATCCCCTACGCAGCATTCAAAAATGTGGTTGAGGCTTATCCCCCACTACGCAATGCTCTCTTTGCTTATGTGGAGAGAAATCAGTCACAGATTATGGGCCGACTCAACGAGCTGCAGACCCAACAACTTGATCAATAA
- a CDS encoding YfhL family 4Fe-4S dicluster ferredoxin yields MALIITDDCINCAVCEPECPNLAIYEGEEIFEIDPDRCTECVGHFNEPQCQLVCPVDCIPQDPDRVESAELLLIKYESLIGEVA; encoded by the coding sequence ATGGCCCTGATCATTACTGACGACTGTATCAACTGTGCGGTCTGTGAGCCTGAATGCCCCAACCTTGCAATCTATGAGGGTGAGGAGATCTTTGAGATTGATCCCGATCGCTGTACCGAGTGCGTAGGTCATTTCAATGAGCCGCAGTGTCAGTTGGTCTGCCCGGTTGATTGTATTCCGCAGGATCCGGATCGCGTTGAATCCGCAGAGCTTTTGCTGATCAAATACGAGAGTCTGATAGGGGAGGTCGCATGA
- the gmk gene encoding guanylate kinase — MSGRLFIVSGPSGAGKSSLCAALLKSQPQLQLTISCTTRKPRPGEVDGREYHFLSKEEFIDQCEAGAFLEWANVHGNMYGTRQSDVEVIMQRGRDVLLEIDWQGAAQVAEKIPAAIRLFILPPSLQELRSRLTSRAQDDMETVERRVAAAEQEMAHADEAHYQIVNDNFDDSLQRLQVLLQ, encoded by the coding sequence ATGAGTGGACGACTGTTTATTGTTTCAGGTCCATCAGGAGCAGGTAAATCAAGCCTCTGTGCCGCACTGTTGAAGTCACAACCACAGCTGCAACTGACTATATCATGCACCACACGTAAGCCGCGACCGGGTGAAGTGGATGGGCGGGAGTACCATTTCCTCTCTAAAGAGGAGTTTATAGACCAGTGTGAAGCAGGGGCCTTCCTGGAGTGGGCCAATGTGCATGGCAATATGTATGGTACCCGGCAATCTGATGTTGAAGTCATCATGCAGCGTGGCCGCGATGTGCTGCTGGAGATCGATTGGCAGGGGGCCGCGCAGGTAGCTGAAAAGATACCTGCCGCTATTCGGCTGTTTATCCTGCCGCCTTCACTGCAGGAGCTGAGGAGTCGCCTCACCAGTAGAGCTCAGGATGATATGGAGACTGTCGAGCGCCGCGTGGCCGCTGCTGAGCAGGAGATGGCTCATGCCGATGAAGCGCATTATCAGATTGTGAACGATAACTTTGATGATTCTCTGCAGCGTTTGCAGGTCTTGTTGCAGTAA
- the rpoZ gene encoding DNA-directed RNA polymerase subunit omega, producing MARVTVEDCIRYYPNRFEMVHLASRRARQLLNGMPAMLETENDKPSVQALREMGDGYISWDVLFDQDDQERRRLDQFADEEGEA from the coding sequence ATGGCTCGCGTAACAGTAGAAGATTGCATTCGTTATTATCCTAATCGCTTTGAGATGGTTCATCTTGCATCCAGGCGTGCGCGTCAGCTGCTTAACGGTATGCCTGCCATGCTGGAAACCGAAAATGATAAACCTAGCGTTCAGGCTCTGCGTGAGATGGGTGATGGTTATATCTCATGGGATGTTCTCTTTGATCAGGATGATCAGGAGCGTCGTCGCCTGGATCAGTTCGCCGATGAAGAGGGCGAAGCCTGA
- a CDS encoding bifunctional (p)ppGpp synthetase/guanosine-3',5'-bis(diphosphate) 3'-pyrophosphohydrolase, whose protein sequence is MSRIFEITEQVASYAPKADLDLINRAYVFAAHAHAGQARNSGEPYITHPLAVADILASLGMDESTVVTGLLHDTVEDTSVTLDDIQHHFGEDVAQLVDGVTKIGQIHFNSKEHKQAENFRKMILATAKDLRVLIVKLADRLHNMRTLGFMSDRKRRSIAEETIQIYAPLAHRLGIHWVKQEMEDLGFSYLEGDAYKELLGEMAGRLEGLNHTRERLESIIQEALQRHGLKARVQGRMKHLYSIHEKMQRKHVDFDQIFDLVAFRVIVDDMVTCYQAMGIVHSLYRPVPGRFKDYIALPKPNGYQSLHTTVIGPENFRIEVQIRTEAMHSYAEDGVAAHWAYKEGSDASGEGDSFKWLKQLTELLHDADNPSEFLENVRLDLFVQEVYVFSRDGDIFALPRGARPLDFAYTVHTDIGHHCIGVRINGEMADFSTRLRNGDSIEIMTSPDQSPSRQWLQYVKTPRARHSIRQWFRRQEKETCVRMGAKILKESVGRKDVSKEALKQLQCADMEALKIQLGRGDIPIHDLLNAVDQEQRKLPLKLSGFKRSLMHPAECCHPIPGDPVLGQFSSGEGMILHHRKCVEVSDREYKDWLEVEWGLEAGQLFRTGIEVRAHNERGMLARVTKTIADASSGIDDLKLKQRGGSMTVLLFLVEVEDRKHLAVVMRALKSIEGVVTVSRRNQVGLGENKESSSRALGETLRDFFSRKGQSKSTDKKEKQT, encoded by the coding sequence TTGAGTCGCATATTTGAAATTACCGAACAAGTAGCATCGTATGCGCCGAAGGCTGATCTTGATCTGATCAACCGCGCCTATGTGTTTGCCGCCCATGCCCATGCCGGGCAGGCGCGCAACTCAGGTGAACCCTATATTACCCACCCCTTAGCCGTAGCCGATATTCTAGCCAGTCTTGGTATGGATGAGTCGACCGTGGTGACAGGCCTTCTGCACGATACCGTTGAGGATACCAGTGTCACACTGGATGATATCCAGCACCATTTTGGTGAAGATGTAGCTCAGCTTGTTGATGGTGTGACCAAAATCGGTCAGATCCATTTTAACTCAAAAGAGCACAAACAGGCAGAAAATTTCCGTAAGATGATTCTGGCTACGGCCAAGGATCTGCGCGTACTGATCGTCAAACTGGCAGATCGCCTGCATAACATGCGTACGCTCGGTTTTATGTCTGATCGTAAACGACGCTCCATTGCTGAAGAGACGATTCAGATCTATGCGCCATTGGCACACCGCCTGGGTATTCACTGGGTTAAGCAGGAGATGGAAGATCTTGGTTTCTCCTACCTTGAAGGCGATGCCTACAAAGAGCTGCTGGGTGAAATGGCAGGGCGCCTTGAGGGGCTCAATCATACCCGGGAACGACTGGAGAGTATTATCCAGGAGGCGCTGCAGCGACACGGTTTGAAGGCGCGTGTGCAGGGGCGCATGAAACACCTCTACAGTATTCACGAGAAGATGCAGCGTAAACATGTCGATTTTGACCAGATTTTTGATCTGGTGGCATTCCGTGTCATCGTTGATGATATGGTGACCTGTTATCAGGCCATGGGCATTGTACACAGCCTCTATCGTCCGGTTCCCGGCCGTTTTAAAGATTATATCGCCTTGCCAAAACCCAATGGTTATCAGTCACTGCATACCACCGTGATCGGGCCTGAGAATTTCCGTATCGAGGTGCAGATTCGTACCGAAGCGATGCACTCCTATGCTGAAGATGGTGTTGCTGCACACTGGGCCTATAAAGAGGGATCTGATGCCAGCGGCGAGGGCGATAGCTTTAAGTGGCTGAAGCAGCTGACCGAATTGCTGCACGATGCTGATAATCCGAGTGAGTTTCTTGAAAATGTGCGTCTGGATCTGTTTGTGCAGGAGGTCTACGTATTCAGTCGTGATGGTGACATCTTTGCGCTGCCGCGTGGAGCAAGACCACTTGATTTCGCCTATACCGTGCATACCGATATCGGTCACCATTGCATTGGCGTTCGCATCAACGGTGAGATGGCTGACTTCTCAACCCGTTTGAGAAACGGTGACTCCATCGAGATTATGACCAGCCCTGATCAGTCGCCAAGCCGGCAGTGGCTGCAGTATGTGAAGACTCCGCGTGCCCGTCACTCGATCCGCCAGTGGTTCAGAAGGCAGGAGAAGGAGACCTGTGTTCGTATGGGGGCGAAGATTCTCAAGGAGTCTGTGGGCAGAAAAGATGTTAGTAAGGAAGCTCTGAAACAGCTGCAGTGCGCCGATATGGAGGCATTGAAGATTCAGCTTGGTCGCGGTGATATACCGATCCATGATCTGCTCAACGCTGTTGATCAGGAGCAGCGAAAGCTGCCGTTGAAACTCAGTGGTTTTAAACGCTCGCTGATGCATCCTGCTGAGTGCTGTCATCCGATTCCCGGTGATCCTGTGTTGGGCCAGTTCAGCTCCGGCGAAGGCATGATTCTGCATCATCGCAAGTGTGTTGAGGTCTCCGACAGGGAGTACAAAGACTGGCTTGAGGTGGAGTGGGGACTTGAGGCGGGTCAGCTGTTTAGAACAGGCATTGAGGTCCGTGCCCATAACGAGCGTGGCATGCTGGCCAGGGTGACCAAAACGATTGCCGATGCCTCTTCGGGTATTGACGATCTGAAGCTCAAACAGCGTGGTGGTTCGATGACGGTGCTGCTCTTCCTTGTTGAGGTGGAGGATCGTAAACATCTGGCTGTGGTGATGCGCGCGCTTAAATCGATCGAAGGTGTGGTGACGGTAAGTCGACGTAATCAGGTGGGGCTGGGAGAGAATAAAGAGAGCTCTTCACGTGCTCTTGGTGAAACGCTGCGTGATTTCTTTAGTAGAAAAGGGCAATCAAAATCGACAGATAAAAAGGAAAAACAGACATGA
- a CDS encoding RidA family protein, with the protein MSSIKIIHSDDAPKAVGPYSQAVLSGGMLYASGQIGLDPEAGKLVADDVEAQALQVTKNLSAVLQAAGASLSDILKVNIFLTDMADFPRVNAIYADWLGDHRPARATVAVSALPLGAVVEMDLVATVD; encoded by the coding sequence ATGAGTTCAATCAAGATTATCCATTCAGATGATGCACCTAAGGCAGTCGGCCCCTATTCGCAGGCCGTGTTATCCGGTGGCATGCTCTATGCATCAGGTCAGATCGGACTTGATCCGGAGGCAGGCAAGCTGGTGGCTGATGATGTTGAAGCACAGGCACTGCAGGTGACAAAAAACCTATCTGCTGTACTGCAAGCGGCGGGTGCATCGTTGAGTGATATTCTCAAGGTGAATATCTTTCTTACAGATATGGCCGACTTTCCACGCGTCAATGCGATCTATGCTGACTGGTTGGGTGATCATCGTCCGGCCCGGGCTACCGTTGCTGTGTCAGCACTGCCCTTGGGCGCTGTAGTAGAGATGGATCTGGTCGCTACTGTAGATTAA